A region of Rhizobium grahamii DNA encodes the following proteins:
- the lysA gene encoding diaminopimelate decarboxylase, whose translation MNHFEYRDGILYAENVPVPEIAKAVGTPFYVYSTATLERHYKVFAGAFSDIDSMVCYAMKANSNQAVLKTLGNLGAGIDVVSGGELRRALAAGIPANRIMFSGVGKTPQEMDFALEAGIYCFNVESEPELEILNQRAIKAGKKAPVSFRINPDVDARTHAKISTGKKENKFGISWERARAVYARAATLEGIEATGIDMHIGSQITELQPFDDAFKLLRELVSTLRADGHDIHHVDIGGGLGIPYKDDNNPPPLPDAYAAIVKNQLRELNCKIVMEPGRLIVGNAGILVTEVLYVKDGGEKTFVIVDGAMNDLIRPTLYEAYHEIRPVVISAANAPRIKADVVGPVCETGDYLALDREMAMPKSGDLIAVSSAGAYGAVQAGTYNSRLLVPEVLVKGSDFHVIRPRRTYEELIGLDSVPAWLD comes from the coding sequence GTGAATCACTTCGAGTATCGCGACGGCATTCTGTACGCCGAAAACGTTCCCGTTCCTGAAATTGCCAAGGCGGTCGGCACGCCGTTCTACGTCTATTCCACGGCGACGCTTGAGCGCCACTACAAGGTCTTCGCTGGGGCCTTTAGTGATATAGACTCCATGGTCTGCTACGCCATGAAGGCCAACTCCAACCAGGCCGTCCTGAAGACGCTCGGCAATCTCGGCGCCGGCATCGACGTCGTCTCCGGTGGCGAACTGCGCCGCGCGCTGGCGGCCGGCATACCGGCCAATCGCATCATGTTTTCAGGCGTCGGCAAGACGCCACAGGAGATGGACTTCGCACTCGAAGCCGGCATTTACTGCTTCAACGTCGAATCCGAGCCCGAGCTCGAGATCCTCAATCAGCGCGCCATCAAGGCCGGCAAGAAGGCACCCGTCTCCTTCCGCATCAATCCCGATGTCGACGCCCGCACGCACGCCAAGATCTCGACCGGCAAGAAGGAAAACAAGTTCGGCATCTCCTGGGAGCGTGCTCGCGCCGTCTATGCGCGCGCAGCGACCCTCGAAGGCATCGAGGCCACCGGCATCGATATGCATATCGGCAGCCAGATCACCGAGCTGCAGCCCTTCGACGACGCATTCAAGCTCTTGCGCGAACTGGTCAGCACGCTGCGCGCCGACGGCCACGATATCCACCACGTCGATATCGGCGGCGGCCTCGGCATTCCCTACAAGGACGACAACAACCCGCCGCCACTGCCCGACGCTTACGCCGCGATCGTCAAGAACCAGCTGCGCGAGCTGAACTGCAAGATCGTCATGGAGCCCGGCCGCCTGATCGTCGGCAACGCCGGCATCCTGGTGACGGAAGTGCTGTACGTGAAGGATGGCGGTGAGAAGACCTTCGTCATCGTCGACGGCGCCATGAACGACCTGATCCGCCCGACGCTCTACGAAGCCTATCACGAGATCCGCCCTGTGGTGATCTCGGCCGCAAACGCGCCACGTATCAAGGCCGACGTCGTCGGTCCGGTCTGCGAGACCGGCGATTACCTTGCACTCGACCGCGAGATGGCCATGCCGAAATCAGGCGACCTGATCGCCGTCAGCTCCGCCGGCGCCTATGGCGCTGTGCAGGCCGGCACCTACAACAGCCGCCTTCTCGTCCCTGAGGTGCTGGTCAAGGGGAGCGATTTCCACGTGATTCGCCCGCGCCGCACCTATGAAGAGCTGATCGGTCTGGATTCTGTCCCCGCCTGGCTAGACTGA
- the argH gene encoding argininosuccinate lyase, whose translation MADSTDTKSSNQMWGGRFASGPDAIMEEINASIGFDKKLFAQDIRGSIAHATMLAHQGIISAEDKDKIVQGLNTILSEIESGNFEFSRKLEDIHMNVEARLATLIGPAAGRLHTARSRNDQVALDFRLWVKEELQKTERMLTDLIAAFLDRAEEHAETVMPGFTHLQTAQPVTFGHHCMAYVEMFGRDRSRVRHAIEHLDESPIGSAALAGTGYPIDRHMTAKALGFREPTRNSIDTVSDRDFAIEFLALAAICSMHLSRLAEEIVIWSTPQFGFVRLSDAFSTGSSIMPQKKNPDAAELVRAKTGRINGSLIALLTIMKGLPLAYSKDMQEDKEQVFDAAESLELAIAAMTGMVRDLTINTARMKAAAGSGYSTATDLADWLVREAGLPFRDAHHVTGRAVALAESKGCDLAELPLADLQAINAAISDKVYDVLTVEASVASRKSFGGTAPSEVRKQIAYWRARN comes from the coding sequence ATGGCCGACAGCACGGACACCAAATCCTCCAACCAGATGTGGGGCGGCCGCTTCGCTTCCGGTCCCGATGCGATCATGGAGGAGATAAATGCCTCGATCGGTTTCGACAAGAAGCTGTTTGCCCAGGACATCCGCGGCTCGATCGCCCATGCCACCATGCTTGCCCACCAGGGCATCATTTCGGCCGAGGATAAAGACAAGATCGTTCAAGGGCTAAACACGATCCTGTCAGAGATCGAGAGCGGCAATTTCGAATTCTCCCGCAAGCTCGAAGACATTCACATGAATGTCGAGGCCCGACTTGCGACGTTGATCGGTCCCGCCGCAGGTCGCCTGCACACCGCCCGCTCGCGCAACGACCAGGTGGCGCTCGATTTCCGCCTCTGGGTCAAGGAAGAGTTGCAGAAGACGGAGCGGATGCTGACGGATCTGATCGCCGCCTTCCTCGACCGTGCAGAAGAGCATGCCGAGACCGTCATGCCGGGCTTTACGCACCTGCAGACCGCGCAGCCTGTGACCTTCGGTCATCACTGCATGGCCTATGTCGAGATGTTCGGCCGAGACCGCTCGCGCGTGCGCCACGCCATCGAGCATCTGGATGAAAGCCCGATCGGTTCGGCAGCACTTGCCGGCACCGGCTACCCGATCGATCGCCACATGACGGCCAAGGCCCTCGGTTTCCGCGAGCCGACCCGCAATTCGATCGATACCGTCTCGGATCGCGATTTTGCGATCGAGTTCCTGGCGCTGGCCGCGATCTGCTCGATGCACCTGTCGCGTCTCGCCGAAGAGATCGTCATCTGGTCGACGCCGCAGTTCGGCTTCGTGCGCCTGTCGGATGCCTTCTCGACCGGCTCCTCGATCATGCCGCAGAAGAAGAACCCGGATGCCGCCGAGCTGGTGCGCGCCAAGACCGGCCGCATCAACGGCTCGCTGATCGCACTGCTGACGATCATGAAGGGCCTGCCGCTCGCCTATTCCAAGGATATGCAGGAAGACAAGGAACAGGTCTTCGACGCCGCCGAAAGCCTGGAGCTCGCCATCGCCGCGATGACGGGCATGGTCCGCGACCTGACGATCAACACCGCCCGCATGAAGGCTGCAGCCGGTTCCGGCTATTCGACGGCGACCGACTTGGCCGACTGGCTCGTGCGTGAAGCAGGCCTTCCCTTCCGCGATGCCCACCATGTGACCGGCCGCGCCGTGGCGCTGGCCGAAAGCAAGGGTTGCGATCTCGCTGAACTGCCGCTTGCCGATCTGCAGGCAATCAACGCCGCGATATCAGACAAGGTCTACGACGTCCTGACGGTCGAGGCATCGGTTGCCAGCCGCAAGAGCTTCGGCGGCACCGCGCCTTCGGAAGTGCGCAAGCAGATTGCCTACTGGCGCGCTCGCAACTGA
- the lptM gene encoding LPS translocon maturation chaperone LptM: MQKSLPQIVRLTVVFAVIGLAVAGCGRKGDLDPPSAQATKGGDSSKPTKQPGTVDKPFLLDPLL; encoded by the coding sequence ATGCAGAAGAGCTTGCCGCAGATCGTCCGCCTGACGGTTGTTTTCGCCGTGATCGGCCTTGCCGTCGCAGGATGCGGGCGTAAGGGCGACCTCGATCCGCCGAGCGCGCAGGCAACGAAGGGTGGCGACTCCTCCAAGCCGACGAAACAGCCCGGCACCGTCGACAAGCCCTTCCTTCTCGATCCGCTTCTCTAA
- a CDS encoding TIGR02302 family protein, with amino-acid sequence MNKSSSREKHGAFALRPSLARLVAAKRFLARAVLLSEQILPLLLPLLCVAALYLTVSWFGIFRTAPDWLRLALLAAFGLALLASLYPFRRLRWPSVASADRLLEERNGLPHQPVAVQEDEPAFDTPVARALWREHQTRMAEKIAALDAGFPRPDIAAHDRWALRAVPALLLVVAFGYSLSSSGGSIVDALQPRPAAETSDPAVRIDAWVTPPSYTGRAPVYLSAAGTEQAPIRVPELSSLTVRVSGAKTDEKVAFSRADGKRMEIAAEENPKAPAPAATLPATPAAAVTASTHIMKLEENGTLEVNGRRWAFDVIPDKAPEIAFNGLPKSTVNGALEIGFTVKDDYGVQEAYAEILPVESDPAATPLYPLPEYKLDIPRRNARDAKGLASKNLTEHPLAGKRVRITLVAKDAAGQTGRSPPHEMTLPARPFNEPLAGAVAEERQVFALDTRKMPEAIALNEALTIRPEETIPNLTNYLLLESALARMKLAKGEEALKDTADYLWDIAVGIEDGNLSQAERNLRNAQQNLADALQRNAPDAEIKKLMDELRKAMQDYMKELAQRMQNAPTQPNQNTQNIIRQQDLERMMDQIENLARSGNRDAAQQMLSELQRMMNNMQAGRPQQGQQQGRDNSQMRQQMDKLGQILRDQQKLMEETFKLDQQLKDRMQRGDPNMGMNDPLLDDMPMDNDGLPQDPQQGDQQQQGQQDQQGQQNQQGQSPSDQMTADQLREALKQLRSRQDQLGKQLGELQKGLGDMGIKPGSGFGQAQREMEGAGRELGQGHGEPAIQGQGRALEALRQGARDMMNQMMQAQQGQGQGPQGQVGQGNQNGRDPLGRPRRADGPDFGDQVKVPDEIDVQRAREILDAIREKLGNNPSQEMERHYLERLLDIQ; translated from the coding sequence TTGAACAAGAGCTCCAGCAGGGAGAAACATGGTGCATTTGCCCTGAGGCCGTCCTTGGCGCGGTTGGTGGCGGCGAAGCGTTTTCTGGCGCGTGCCGTCCTGCTTTCAGAGCAGATCCTGCCCCTGCTTCTGCCCCTGCTGTGTGTCGCCGCACTCTACCTGACGGTATCCTGGTTCGGTATTTTCCGCACGGCGCCTGACTGGTTGCGGTTAGCACTTCTTGCCGCCTTTGGCTTGGCGCTGCTCGCCTCCCTTTATCCGTTCCGTCGGCTGCGTTGGCCCAGTGTCGCCTCCGCCGACCGGCTGCTCGAAGAACGCAATGGCCTGCCGCATCAGCCGGTAGCGGTGCAGGAGGACGAGCCTGCATTCGATACGCCGGTTGCGCGTGCCTTGTGGCGCGAGCACCAGACCCGTATGGCGGAAAAGATTGCCGCCCTCGACGCCGGATTTCCGCGCCCCGACATTGCCGCGCACGACCGTTGGGCTCTGCGCGCTGTCCCTGCACTTCTGCTTGTCGTCGCCTTTGGCTATTCGCTGTCCAGCAGCGGCGGATCGATCGTCGACGCCCTGCAGCCGCGACCGGCCGCCGAGACGAGCGATCCGGCCGTGCGCATCGATGCTTGGGTAACGCCTCCCTCCTACACAGGACGGGCTCCAGTCTATCTGAGCGCAGCAGGAACCGAGCAGGCGCCGATCCGCGTTCCGGAACTGTCAAGCCTGACGGTCCGCGTCAGCGGTGCAAAGACGGATGAGAAGGTCGCCTTCAGCCGCGCCGACGGAAAGCGCATGGAAATCGCTGCCGAGGAGAACCCGAAGGCACCGGCACCCGCCGCAACGCTGCCTGCAACTCCGGCTGCTGCCGTAACCGCAAGCACGCACATCATGAAGCTCGAGGAAAACGGCACCCTGGAAGTAAATGGTCGCCGCTGGGCGTTCGACGTCATTCCTGACAAGGCGCCGGAAATTGCTTTCAACGGCTTGCCGAAATCCACCGTCAACGGCGCGCTCGAGATCGGCTTCACGGTCAAGGACGACTACGGCGTTCAGGAAGCCTATGCGGAGATCCTGCCGGTCGAATCCGACCCAGCCGCAACACCGCTCTATCCTCTGCCGGAATACAAGCTCGACATACCGCGCCGCAACGCCCGCGACGCCAAAGGCCTTGCGAGCAAGAACCTGACCGAGCATCCGCTGGCTGGCAAACGCGTCCGCATCACGCTCGTCGCGAAGGATGCGGCCGGGCAGACGGGACGCAGCCCGCCACACGAGATGACGCTGCCGGCACGCCCCTTCAACGAGCCGCTCGCGGGCGCAGTCGCCGAGGAACGGCAGGTCTTTGCCCTCGATACACGCAAGATGCCGGAAGCTATCGCGCTGAACGAAGCGCTGACGATCCGCCCGGAAGAAACGATCCCCAACCTTACCAACTATCTCCTGCTGGAATCGGCGCTTGCCCGCATGAAGCTCGCCAAGGGTGAGGAAGCGCTGAAGGACACGGCGGATTACCTCTGGGACATCGCCGTCGGCATCGAGGACGGCAATCTCTCGCAGGCGGAGCGCAACCTCAGGAATGCGCAGCAGAACCTGGCCGACGCCCTGCAGCGAAATGCACCTGACGCCGAGATCAAGAAGCTCATGGACGAGCTGCGCAAGGCCATGCAGGACTACATGAAGGAACTGGCGCAGCGGATGCAGAATGCGCCGACGCAGCCGAACCAGAATACGCAGAACATCATTCGCCAGCAGGACCTTGAGCGGATGATGGACCAGATCGAGAACCTCGCACGCTCGGGCAACCGCGACGCCGCCCAGCAGATGCTGTCCGAACTGCAGCGCATGATGAACAACATGCAGGCTGGACGCCCTCAGCAGGGGCAGCAACAGGGACGAGACAACAGCCAGATGCGTCAGCAGATGGACAAGCTCGGCCAGATCCTTCGCGACCAACAGAAGCTGATGGAAGAGACCTTCAAGCTGGACCAGCAGTTGAAGGACCGCATGCAGCGCGGCGACCCGAATATGGGCATGAACGACCCGCTGCTTGACGACATGCCGATGGACAATGACGGTCTGCCGCAAGACCCGCAGCAGGGCGATCAGCAGCAACAGGGCCAGCAGGATCAGCAAGGTCAGCAGAACCAGCAGGGCCAGTCTCCTTCTGATCAGATGACCGCCGACCAGCTGCGCGAGGCGCTGAAGCAGCTTCGGTCGCGCCAGGACCAACTCGGCAAGCAGCTCGGAGAGCTTCAGAAGGGCCTTGGCGACATGGGCATCAAGCCTGGCTCCGGTTTCGGCCAGGCGCAGCGCGAGATGGAAGGCGCCGGTCGCGAGCTCGGCCAGGGCCACGGCGAGCCTGCGATACAGGGCCAGGGACGCGCGCTGGAAGCCCTTCGCCAGGGTGCCCGCGATATGATGAACC
- the tlpA gene encoding thiol:disulfide interchange protein TlpA, translating into MTTRTPLRLPSLKLIGIAAVAGIIAGAAAVYIREAGSGNGGTQTASGECAATKEIATKIAPLLKGQVAAMVAPDQHRKLTTIAFKGPDGQPMTLDSFAGKTVLFNLWATWCVPCREEMPALNALEKELGSDKFQVVPVNIDTGDDEKPKTFLSETGVDALKLYRDNTIGVFNNLKKEGLAFGLPVTLLIDGKGCLISAMNGPAAWDSEDAKALIKGAVGT; encoded by the coding sequence ATGACGACAAGAACGCCCCTGCGCCTGCCATCCCTGAAGCTGATCGGGATCGCGGCCGTCGCAGGCATTATTGCCGGTGCGGCAGCGGTTTACATCAGGGAAGCCGGGTCTGGCAATGGCGGGACGCAAACAGCATCGGGCGAATGCGCGGCGACGAAGGAGATCGCCACGAAGATTGCGCCGTTGCTCAAGGGACAGGTGGCGGCGATGGTTGCTCCTGACCAGCACCGGAAACTCACCACGATTGCTTTCAAGGGCCCCGATGGTCAGCCGATGACGCTCGACAGCTTTGCCGGCAAGACAGTGCTGTTCAATCTCTGGGCGACGTGGTGCGTGCCCTGCCGTGAGGAGATGCCGGCGCTGAACGCGCTCGAGAAGGAGCTTGGCAGCGACAAGTTCCAGGTCGTGCCGGTTAACATCGACACGGGAGACGACGAGAAGCCGAAGACATTCCTCAGCGAAACCGGGGTCGATGCACTGAAGCTTTATCGTGACAATACGATCGGGGTGTTCAACAACCTGAAAAAGGAAGGCCTTGCCTTCGGTCTGCCGGTGACACTGCTGATCGACGGCAAGGGCTGCCTGATCTCCGCGATGAATGGGCCTGCTGCCTGGGACAGCGAGGATGCCAAGGCTCTGATCAAGGGTGCGGTGGGGACGTGA